Proteins encoded in a region of the Bacillus sp. T3 genome:
- a CDS encoding DUF2062 domain-containing protein, with translation MIIKQLRNLKFLLLRLLRLNDSAHGIAIGFTVGALVHFVPTFGLGPVLSALGARLCKGNIVAGLLGGLVFLWVFPFLFYLNVIVGETIVSVHISHINHMHDIFHAGSTVTKVFFIGMIINIFVFGVVLYSIVFFFVKKYRVDLLMFIYRKWKI, from the coding sequence ATGATTATCAAACAACTAAGGAATTTGAAATTTTTATTGTTAAGGCTTTTAAGACTTAATGATAGTGCTCATGGAATCGCGATTGGATTTACAGTAGGGGCACTTGTCCACTTTGTTCCAACATTTGGTTTAGGGCCTGTACTATCAGCTCTAGGTGCAAGGTTGTGTAAGGGAAATATAGTTGCAGGACTTTTGGGAGGACTTGTCTTCCTATGGGTATTTCCGTTTTTGTTTTATTTGAATGTTATCGTTGGTGAAACGATCGTATCTGTTCACATCAGTCATATTAATCATATGCACGATATTTTTCACGCGGGGAGCACGGTCACAAAGGTGTTTTTTATTGGAATGATCATAAATATCTTTGTTTTTGGAGTAGTTCTCTATAGTATTGTTTTTTTCTTTGTGAAAAAATATCGAGTTGATCTCTTGATGTTTATCTATAGAAAATGGA
- the pssA gene encoding CDP-diacylglycerol--serine O-phosphatidyltransferase — MRFTKMIPNMFTLGNLYCGFLSVGFAAVGHYKNAAILILIGMMLDSMDGRLARMLNADTALGKELDSLADIVTFGVAPSFLVYYTYFFQFGLLGLMVAGLFPLFGAYRLARFNISTNKSSLNYFIGVPITAAGGIIALLTLFGDRIPQIVTTVIFTAMCFLMVSKIRIPSFKEIPLPKYGTIVTIFLGCLLYVSYESTYEQFPYLIYIATPLYFAYLAYRFVKSKNRKDID; from the coding sequence ATGCGATTTACAAAAATGATACCAAACATGTTTACACTTGGAAATTTATATTGCGGCTTCCTTTCAGTTGGATTTGCCGCAGTTGGCCATTACAAAAATGCTGCTATTTTGATATTAATTGGAATGATGTTGGATAGTATGGATGGTCGGCTCGCACGGATGTTAAATGCTGATACAGCCCTTGGGAAAGAGTTGGACTCTCTTGCTGATATTGTCACGTTTGGAGTGGCTCCTTCTTTCCTAGTATATTACACATATTTTTTTCAATTTGGACTACTAGGTTTAATGGTGGCAGGATTGTTTCCATTGTTTGGGGCTTATCGTCTTGCTAGATTTAATATTAGCACTAATAAATCTTCTTTAAATTATTTTATTGGTGTTCCGATTACAGCCGCAGGAGGAATCATTGCTCTACTAACTTTATTTGGGGATCGAATTCCGCAGATCGTGACCACGGTTATTTTTACAGCAATGTGCTTTTTAATGGTAAGTAAAATAAGAATTCCTAGCTTTAAGGAAATTCCACTTCCGAAATATGGGACAATCGTGACAATCTTCCTCGGTTGTTTATTATATGTTAGCTATGAAAGTACATATGAGCAATTTCCCTATCTAATTTATATTGCAACACCATTATATTTTGCCTATTTAGCTTATCGATTTGTAAAGAGTAAGAATCGCAAGGATATTGACTAA